One Mesorhizobium sp. L-2-11 genomic region harbors:
- a CDS encoding LysE family translocator, translating into MAELVFSHPELWQQLLALVLASAVVMGSPGPATISVTAVGAAFGLRDSLRYASGIILGTVAVLLVVATGITAMLASVPKLTPLLAVASAAYILYLAFKIATAPPLAARTGGASRPTFLGGFLLAVANPKAYVAIAAVFAGTSSAGELDAGLKLAVLASMIIAIHVLWLLAGAAFARFLRKPLASPIINLTFAATLVLTTALAVIP; encoded by the coding sequence ATGGCCGAACTGGTCTTTTCCCATCCGGAACTATGGCAGCAATTGCTCGCGCTTGTGCTGGCATCGGCGGTCGTGATGGGCAGTCCGGGGCCGGCGACGATAAGCGTCACCGCGGTTGGCGCCGCCTTCGGCCTGCGCGATTCGCTCCGCTACGCCTCGGGCATCATTCTTGGTACGGTCGCCGTGCTTTTGGTCGTGGCGACGGGCATTACGGCCATGCTCGCCTCAGTGCCAAAGCTCACACCGCTGCTGGCGGTGGCATCCGCAGCCTACATCCTCTACCTCGCCTTCAAGATAGCAACGGCCCCGCCTCTGGCAGCGCGTACCGGCGGGGCGTCACGTCCCACATTCCTCGGCGGGTTTCTTCTGGCCGTCGCCAACCCGAAAGCCTATGTGGCGATTGCCGCCGTATTTGCCGGCACGTCTTCTGCCGGTGAGCTCGATGCAGGGCTCAAGTTGGCGGTCCTCGCTTCGATGATCATCGCCATCCATGTCCTGTGGCTTCTCGCCGGGGCAGCGTTTGCGCGCTTCCTGCGCAAACCGCTGGCCTCGCCGATCATCAATCTGACGTTCGCGGCAACCCTGGTTTTGACAACGGCGCTGGCTGTGATTCCCTAG
- a CDS encoding DUF2125 domain-containing protein, giving the protein MTSNGEHPPNFLRRLFWLGVFIVVLFGLYSAGWFYLADKVKSEAGKAVAELNGNGIEADCANLTVSGYPSSFAVSCDSLAYQDDTRNVAASLGSLKAVTHITQILSPGADLRGPLRTSVPGMAPLWIDWDNLRANVRLSWPLPRRVSLEAEGLSAQTDPADGTDPVELFSAGTAAGELRPNGQDIDYAGSFTDLEIDPGAIDGRVLPPLDGGGDVTLKNGVALIKTQTESLRGQAVDIGKLDLSSGSARVTVSGPVSVDADGLIDADLMIRLSDPKAVAEILGKAIPEQKSQIKTGFAGLALLGNEPSMPLKIVKGKASLGFIPLGSIEPVD; this is encoded by the coding sequence ATGACGTCAAATGGCGAACACCCGCCGAATTTTCTCCGCCGGCTGTTCTGGCTCGGCGTTTTCATCGTCGTGCTGTTCGGCCTCTACAGCGCCGGCTGGTTCTACCTGGCAGACAAGGTCAAGAGCGAAGCCGGCAAAGCGGTGGCCGAGCTCAACGGCAATGGCATCGAGGCGGACTGCGCCAATCTCACGGTCAGCGGCTATCCCTCGAGCTTCGCCGTTTCCTGCGACAGTCTGGCATATCAGGACGACACCAGGAACGTCGCCGCCTCGCTCGGCAGCCTCAAGGCAGTCACGCACATCACCCAGATCCTGTCGCCTGGCGCCGACCTGCGCGGGCCGCTCAGGACCTCCGTGCCGGGGATGGCGCCGCTGTGGATCGACTGGGATAATCTGCGAGCGAACGTCAGACTGTCCTGGCCGCTGCCCCGGCGCGTTTCACTGGAGGCAGAGGGCCTGTCAGCCCAGACCGATCCGGCCGATGGCACAGACCCGGTCGAGCTGTTCAGCGCTGGGACAGCGGCCGGAGAATTGCGTCCGAACGGCCAAGACATCGACTATGCCGGGAGTTTTACCGATCTCGAAATCGATCCGGGCGCAATCGATGGCCGCGTGCTGCCGCCGCTCGACGGCGGCGGCGACGTGACGCTGAAGAACGGCGTGGCGCTGATCAAGACACAAACAGAGAGCCTGCGCGGCCAGGCGGTGGATATCGGCAAGCTCGATCTGTCGTCGGGGAGCGCGCGCGTCACCGTTTCCGGACCGGTTTCGGTCGATGCCGACGGGCTGATCGACGCCGATTTGATGATCAGGCTCAGCGATCCGAAGGCGGTGGCGGAAATCCTTGGCAAGGCCATTCCCGAGCAGAAGAGCCAGATCAAAACCGGCTTTGCCGGGCTGGCGCTGCTTGGCAACGAACCGTCGATGCCGCTCAAGATCGTCAAGGGCAAGGCCTCGCTCGGTTTTATCCCGCTGGGCAGCATCGAGCCGGTCGATTAG
- a CDS encoding cell division protein FtsX encodes MTDPSARHVEDQRAERAATQRVQRKMAPIVPAQNIAGRALVLVIAIMTFLSCLTFGAVTLVRDTASVWENQISREATIQIKPLDGLDIEAALAKASQIAGEFPGVKSTRIVDRDATARLLEPWLGSGLNIDELPVPRLIIVTIDESNPPDFAAMRAAITPKLPSASLDDHRTWVDRLVAMARTTVTIGIAVLALMLAATVLTVVFATRGAMAGNGHIIEVLHFVGAEARFIAREFRHHFLVTGMKGAAAGGAAAVFVFIVFSWWSSRNMATPEADQATALFGNFAIGSAGYLGVVLMVLVIGALTAATSHVTVVTYLSDIDVRQPDAG; translated from the coding sequence ATGACTGACCCGTCCGCTCGCCATGTCGAAGACCAACGCGCTGAGAGGGCTGCGACCCAGCGCGTTCAGCGCAAGATGGCGCCGATCGTGCCGGCGCAGAACATCGCCGGCCGGGCGCTGGTCCTGGTCATCGCCATCATGACGTTTCTCTCCTGCCTGACCTTCGGCGCGGTGACGCTGGTGCGCGACACCGCCTCGGTCTGGGAGAACCAGATCTCACGCGAGGCGACGATCCAGATCAAGCCGTTGGACGGCCTCGACATCGAGGCAGCCCTTGCCAAGGCCTCGCAGATCGCCGGCGAATTTCCTGGCGTGAAGAGCACCAGGATCGTCGACCGCGATGCCACGGCGCGGCTTTTGGAACCCTGGCTGGGGTCGGGCCTCAACATCGACGAGCTGCCGGTGCCGCGTCTGATCATCGTCACCATAGACGAGAGCAACCCGCCCGATTTCGCCGCAATGCGCGCCGCGATCACGCCGAAACTGCCCAGTGCCTCGCTTGACGACCATCGCACCTGGGTCGACCGGCTCGTCGCCATGGCCCGCACCACGGTGACCATCGGCATCGCCGTGCTGGCGCTGATGCTGGCGGCAACCGTGCTGACCGTGGTGTTCGCGACGCGCGGCGCCATGGCCGGCAACGGCCACATCATCGAGGTGCTGCATTTCGTCGGCGCCGAAGCGCGCTTCATCGCGCGCGAATTCCGCCACCACTTTCTCGTCACCGGCATGAAGGGCGCCGCCGCCGGGGGTGCGGCGGCGGTGTTCGTCTTCATCGTCTTCTCGTGGTGGTCGTCGCGCAACATGGCAACGCCTGAGGCCGATCAGGCGACCGCCCTGTTCGGCAATTTCGCCATCGGTTCGGCGGGCTATCTCGGCGTTGTTCTCATGGTGCTGGTCATCGGTGCGCTGACCGCGGCAACCTCCCATGTCACCGTCGTCACCTATCTCAGCGACATCGATGTCCGCCAGCCGGACGCCGGGTGA
- the ftsE gene encoding cell division ATP-binding protein FtsE: MIRFENVGLRYGMGPEILRDISLHIPERSFQFLSGPSGAGKTTLLRLLFMSLKPTRGLITIFGKDRSRISRAELPLLRRRIGVVFQDFRLLDHMTTYENVALPLRVRGREEASYRTDVTELLKWVGLGERMHVLPPVLSGGEKQRAAIARALIEQPEILLADEPTGNVDPPLARRLLRLFIELNRLGTAVVIATHDLGLMEQVDARRMILSGGRLDIYD; the protein is encoded by the coding sequence GTGATCCGCTTCGAAAATGTCGGCCTCCGCTATGGCATGGGTCCGGAAATCCTCCGCGACATTTCCTTGCACATACCGGAGCGCTCCTTCCAGTTCCTGAGCGGCCCTTCGGGCGCCGGCAAGACGACGCTGCTGCGGCTTTTGTTCATGTCGCTCAAGCCGACGCGCGGGCTGATCACCATCTTCGGCAAGGACCGTTCGCGCATCTCGCGCGCCGAGCTGCCGCTTCTGCGGCGGCGCATCGGTGTGGTGTTCCAGGACTTTCGCCTGCTCGATCACATGACGACCTATGAGAATGTGGCCTTGCCGCTGCGCGTGCGCGGGCGCGAGGAGGCCAGTTACCGCACCGACGTGACCGAACTCTTGAAATGGGTCGGCCTTGGCGAGCGCATGCATGTGCTGCCGCCGGTGCTTTCGGGTGGCGAGAAGCAGCGCGCCGCAATCGCCAGGGCGCTGATCGAGCAGCCGGAAATCCTGCTTGCCGACGAGCCGACCGGCAATGTCGATCCGCCGCTGGCGCGACGCCTGTTGCGGCTGTTCATCGAACTCAACCGGTTGGGCACCGCCGTGGTGATCGCAACGCACGACCTCGGCCTGATGGAACAGGTCGACGCACGCCGCATGATCCTGTCCGGCGGAAGGCTGGATATCTATGACTGA
- a CDS encoding lysophospholipid acyltransferase family protein: MLLIRSLAFNLVFYVNLIVQMILWTPYYFLSPRHRAWFVPKFWSRTSMWLYDKIAGTKSEITGQENLPEGSFILAPKHQSFWDAIAFFPFLQDPIYILKRELTWIPFFGWYILKMRMIPVDRGSRSKALKAVVAATRQELARNPRQLIIYPEGTRRAPGDEPAYKYGIVELYTQLGIPVVPVAHVAGLYWPRRKFLRYPGTIKARFLPPIPAGLGKEEFMERLIGETEAACDQLLIEASQAPNPPPMPPTAVKRVRELGSDIPA; the protein is encoded by the coding sequence ATGCTCCTTATTCGCTCGTTGGCGTTCAACCTCGTCTTCTACGTCAATCTGATCGTCCAGATGATCCTCTGGACCCCGTACTATTTCCTGTCGCCTCGTCACCGCGCCTGGTTCGTGCCGAAATTCTGGTCGCGCACCAGCATGTGGCTCTATGACAAGATCGCCGGCACCAAAAGCGAGATCACCGGCCAGGAAAACCTGCCCGAGGGTTCCTTCATCCTGGCACCGAAGCACCAATCCTTCTGGGACGCGATCGCCTTCTTCCCGTTCCTGCAGGATCCGATCTACATCCTCAAGCGGGAACTGACCTGGATCCCGTTCTTCGGCTGGTACATCCTGAAAATGCGGATGATCCCGGTCGACCGCGGCAGCCGCTCGAAGGCGCTGAAAGCGGTGGTCGCCGCGACCAGGCAGGAGCTGGCGCGCAATCCCCGCCAGCTGATCATCTATCCCGAGGGCACGCGCCGGGCGCCGGGCGACGAGCCGGCCTATAAATACGGCATCGTCGAGCTCTATACCCAGCTTGGCATTCCGGTGGTGCCGGTCGCCCATGTCGCCGGCCTCTATTGGCCGCGGCGGAAATTCCTGCGCTATCCAGGCACGATCAAGGCGCGCTTCCTGCCGCCGATCCCGGCGGGTTTGGGCAAGGAGGAATTCATGGAACGGCTGATCGGCGAGACAGAAGCCGCCTGCGACCAGCTGCTCATCGAGGCGTCCCAGGCGCCAAACCCGCCGCCAATGCCGCCGACGGCGGTAAAGCGGGTAAGGGAACTTGGCTCCGATATCCCGGCCTGA
- a CDS encoding YdcF family protein: MDARDSTGMAGQLPLVITRSSERVKPGRLASALRISVFFLLVLATLFAGGFGWFANTVSRLATPVNPARADAIIVLTGGHSRLDAAMGLLASGKGERLLISGVHPSASRRQLQVATRGDKKLFSCCVDIDRAALDTIGNAEESAKWVEDHAYGSVILVTNNYHMPRSLLEMGRLLHNAKLEPYPVVNSNLGNGGWLTKPRALRVLFTEYNKYLLALARGIVPVKPTPTGIALAEAVAPN, translated from the coding sequence ATGGACGCGCGCGACTCGACCGGAATGGCTGGACAGTTGCCCTTGGTGATTACGCGTTCAAGCGAGCGCGTCAAGCCCGGCCGATTGGCGAGCGCGCTACGCATCTCCGTTTTCTTTCTGCTCGTACTGGCAACGCTCTTTGCCGGCGGCTTCGGCTGGTTCGCCAACACCGTCAGCCGTCTCGCAACGCCCGTCAATCCGGCAAGGGCTGATGCCATCATCGTGCTGACCGGCGGCCATTCGCGTCTCGACGCGGCCATGGGTCTGCTTGCGTCCGGCAAGGGCGAGCGGCTACTGATCAGCGGCGTGCATCCTTCCGCCAGCCGCCGCCAGCTACAGGTCGCGACCCGCGGCGACAAGAAATTGTTTTCCTGCTGCGTCGACATCGACCGTGCCGCGCTCGACACGATCGGCAATGCCGAGGAAAGTGCCAAGTGGGTGGAAGACCACGCCTATGGCAGCGTGATCCTCGTCACCAACAACTATCACATGCCGCGCAGCCTGCTGGAAATGGGCCGGCTGCTGCACAACGCCAAGCTCGAGCCCTATCCGGTGGTCAACAGCAATCTTGGCAATGGCGGCTGGCTGACCAAGCCGAGAGCCTTGCGCGTGCTGTTCACCGAATACAACAAATATCTGCTGGCGCTGGCGCGCGGCATCGTGCCGGTCAAGCCAACGCCAACCGGCATCGCGCTGGCCGAGGCTGTTGCGCCGAACTGA
- a CDS encoding pyridoxamine 5'-phosphate oxidase family protein, translating to MNAHVFTSDVAFTPTVKAIQARKGSRAAYARVEERGGWQADITPDLAAFIEAQTSVFLSTANGEGQPYIQHRGGPAGFLKVLDERTIGFADFSGNRQFITQGNLDDNPRAFLFLIDYAHRQRIKIWGSARVVEQDAELMAKLMPEGYKARPEQIIMFTVSAWDSNCPQHIPQRFEAADVAAALAERDKRIELLEHEVARLRSATVKE from the coding sequence ATGAATGCTCACGTCTTCACCAGCGATGTCGCCTTTACGCCAACCGTCAAGGCGATCCAGGCCCGCAAAGGCTCACGCGCGGCCTATGCCCGCGTCGAGGAGCGCGGCGGCTGGCAAGCCGATATCACGCCCGACCTCGCCGCCTTCATCGAGGCGCAGACCAGCGTCTTCCTGTCGACGGCCAATGGTGAGGGCCAGCCCTACATCCAGCATCGCGGCGGGCCGGCCGGCTTCCTCAAGGTGCTCGACGAGCGGACGATCGGCTTCGCCGATTTCTCCGGCAACAGGCAATTCATCACCCAGGGCAATCTGGACGACAACCCGCGGGCTTTCCTGTTCCTGATCGACTATGCGCATCGGCAGCGCATCAAGATCTGGGGCAGCGCGCGGGTCGTCGAACAGGACGCCGAACTGATGGCGAAGCTGATGCCTGAAGGCTACAAGGCGCGCCCGGAGCAGATCATCATGTTCACGGTTTCGGCGTGGGATTCCAATTGCCCGCAGCACATTCCACAGCGTTTTGAAGCTGCCGATGTGGCGGCGGCGCTGGCCGAGCGGGACAAGCGTATCGAACTTCTCGAACACGAGGTCGCGCGGCTGCGCAGCGCCACGGTCAAGGAATAG
- a CDS encoding PfkB family carbohydrate kinase, whose amino-acid sequence MNRPVKLLSVGALTLDTILRVDTLPARQGKFIASDGVQIASGMASSAACAARRLGADVSLWASAGHDLVGDQLVAGIEAEGVDCSFVRRVTGARSALSAILVDTHGERIIVPFYDKLAQADPEVLPTQDLTAFDAVLVDVRWPGAAALALMAARAIGRPAILDADTAPRDVLERLFPLASHVVASEPAAFILCGEEQGPQEACDALARRTDAFVAVTCGAAGSWWFDRSVASVRHVAAPSIKAVDTLAAGDVFHGAFAVGLAEAMPIERTLRFASAAAALKCLRFGGRLGAPDRAETLAMMAAHWPAD is encoded by the coding sequence ATGAACCGCCCGGTAAAGCTCCTGAGCGTTGGCGCGCTGACGCTCGATACGATCCTTCGCGTCGACACGCTTCCGGCGCGTCAGGGCAAGTTCATCGCGTCCGACGGCGTCCAGATCGCCTCCGGGATGGCTTCGAGCGCTGCCTGCGCCGCACGCCGCCTCGGCGCGGACGTATCGCTGTGGGCGAGCGCGGGACACGACCTCGTCGGTGATCAGCTGGTCGCCGGCATTGAGGCCGAAGGCGTCGATTGCAGCTTTGTCCGGCGCGTCACCGGCGCGCGATCGGCACTGTCGGCCATCCTGGTCGACACGCATGGCGAGCGCATCATTGTTCCGTTCTATGACAAGCTAGCCCAGGCCGACCCCGAAGTGCTCCCCACTCAGGATCTCACCGCATTCGACGCCGTCCTGGTCGACGTGCGCTGGCCGGGCGCGGCAGCTCTGGCCCTGATGGCGGCGCGCGCAATCGGCCGTCCAGCCATACTCGACGCCGACACCGCGCCACGGGACGTGCTGGAACGGCTGTTTCCGCTCGCCTCGCACGTCGTCGCTTCGGAGCCGGCGGCGTTCATCCTCTGCGGTGAGGAGCAAGGCCCGCAGGAGGCCTGTGACGCGCTGGCCAGACGCACCGATGCATTCGTCGCGGTGACCTGCGGCGCAGCGGGAAGCTGGTGGTTCGACCGCTCGGTGGCGTCGGTGCGCCACGTCGCGGCGCCAAGCATCAAGGCAGTGGATACGCTTGCCGCCGGCGACGTGTTTCACGGCGCCTTTGCCGTCGGGCTGGCCGAGGCCATGCCGATCGAACGGACATTGCGCTTTGCCAGCGCCGCCGCCGCGCTCAAATGCCTGCGCTTTGGCGGCAGGCTGGGCGCGCCGGACAGGGCCGAGACGCTGGCGATGATGGCAGCTCACTGGCCGGCGGACTGA
- a CDS encoding carboxymuconolactone decarboxylase family protein, producing MPRIPTPASIETALAASQPMLHAVEKQLGVVPNLFRLVANSPAALEGYLSLSGALAKGRLPAPTRERIALAVAEVNGCSYCLSAHSYLGKNLAKLDDAEMAANRAGSSNDPKAAAAVRFATKIARDRGHIGDEDLSAVRLAGYDDAQIIEIVQHVALNVWTNYVNEVAGTEIDFPVVSARRAA from the coding sequence ATGCCCCGTATCCCTACACCCGCGTCCATAGAGACCGCGCTTGCTGCGTCGCAGCCGATGCTACATGCCGTCGAGAAGCAACTCGGCGTCGTGCCAAACCTCTTCAGGCTTGTTGCCAATAGCCCGGCTGCGCTTGAAGGCTATCTCAGCCTGTCTGGAGCGCTTGCCAAAGGCCGCCTGCCCGCGCCGACGCGCGAGCGCATTGCTCTGGCGGTTGCCGAGGTCAATGGCTGCAGCTACTGCCTTTCCGCTCACAGCTATCTCGGCAAGAATCTCGCCAAGCTTGATGATGCCGAAATGGCCGCCAATCGCGCGGGCAGCTCCAACGATCCCAAGGCCGCCGCAGCCGTGCGTTTCGCCACCAAGATTGCGCGCGACCGCGGCCATATCGGTGACGAGGATCTCAGCGCCGTCAGGCTCGCAGGCTACGACGATGCGCAGATCATCGAGATCGTCCAGCATGTCGCTCTCAATGTCTGGACCAACTATGTCAATGAGGTTGCCGGGACGGAAATCGACTTTCCGGTCGTTTCTGCCCGCAGGGCAGCCTGA
- the hpt gene encoding hypoxanthine phosphoribosyltransferase — protein MPIVRGKDIEVLFSASAIARRNLELAKEIAGHDYHDLLVISVLKGSFIFAADLIRAMHDVGLSPEVEFIFISSYGAGTTSGEVRVLRDIDNEVAGRDVLLIDDILESGKTLSFTRDLMLSRGAKSCAIAVLLDKRMRRQTALNADYVGFDCPDYFVVGYGMDVAHAFRELPFVGVVKGDA, from the coding sequence ATGCCAATCGTGCGCGGCAAGGATATCGAGGTCCTGTTTTCGGCGTCGGCGATCGCCCGCCGCAATCTGGAGCTCGCCAAGGAGATCGCCGGGCACGACTATCACGACCTTCTGGTGATTTCGGTGCTGAAAGGATCGTTCATCTTCGCCGCCGACCTCATCCGCGCCATGCACGATGTCGGCCTGTCGCCCGAGGTCGAATTCATCTTCATCTCCAGCTACGGCGCCGGCACCACCAGCGGCGAGGTTAGGGTGCTGCGAGATATCGACAATGAAGTCGCCGGCCGAGACGTGCTGTTGATCGACGACATCCTCGAATCTGGCAAGACGCTGTCGTTCACCCGCGACCTGATGCTGTCGCGCGGCGCCAAAAGCTGTGCCATCGCCGTGCTGCTCGACAAGCGCATGCGCCGCCAGACCGCGCTCAACGCCGACTATGTCGGCTTCGACTGCCCCGACTATTTCGTCGTCGGCTACGGCATGGATGTCGCCCACGCCTTTCGTGAACTGCCGTTTGTGGGCGTCGTCAAGGGCGACGCCTAG
- a CDS encoding gamma-glutamylcyclotransferase, which produces MGDFWVFGYGSLIWRPGFAHVETRRARLHGYRRSLCVYSFVHRGTRERPGLVLGLDRGGSCIGLAFRVPGALRNEVITYLRERELVTNVYLERMLSIRLDKGNTREADKGGGETVEAVAYVVDRTHEQYAGALDAADAASVVRGAVGQSGKNEDYVSSTLEHLEALGIRDHWLEEVACRLAPL; this is translated from the coding sequence ATGGGCGATTTTTGGGTTTTTGGCTACGGCTCGCTAATCTGGCGGCCGGGATTTGCGCATGTCGAGACGCGGCGCGCCCGCCTCCATGGCTACCGCCGCTCGCTGTGCGTCTACTCGTTCGTGCATCGCGGCACGCGCGAACGGCCCGGCCTGGTGCTCGGCCTCGACCGTGGCGGCTCCTGCATCGGGCTGGCGTTCCGCGTCCCCGGCGCTCTGCGCAACGAGGTCATCACCTATCTGCGCGAGCGCGAGCTGGTCACCAATGTCTATCTCGAGCGCATGCTTAGCATTCGCCTCGACAAGGGGAACACGCGTGAGGCCGATAAGGGTGGGGGCGAGACGGTCGAGGCTGTCGCCTATGTCGTCGACCGTACCCACGAGCAATATGCCGGTGCGCTCGATGCTGCCGATGCGGCGAGCGTCGTTCGCGGCGCCGTCGGCCAGTCGGGAAAAAATGAGGACTACGTGTCCAGCACGCTGGAGCACCTCGAGGCGCTGGGGATCCGCGACCATTGGCTGGAAGAGGTAGCGTGTCGGCTCGCGCCTTTGTGA
- a CDS encoding nuclear transport factor 2 family protein has protein sequence MSESRPPLPPFTAETAAQKARMAEDVWNSRDPARVALAYTIDSRWRNRAEFLQGREAIQTFLTRKWTGECDYRLIKEVWAFRDNRIAVRFAYEWHDHSGSWFRSYGNENWEFDEHGLMRLRIASINDLPILEADRKYHWPLGRRPDGHPSLSELGL, from the coding sequence ATGTCTGAAAGCCGCCCGCCGCTCCCGCCATTCACCGCCGAGACCGCCGCACAGAAGGCACGCATGGCGGAGGATGTCTGGAACTCCCGCGATCCGGCACGGGTCGCGCTTGCCTACACAATCGACAGCCGCTGGCGCAACCGGGCCGAGTTCCTGCAAGGGCGCGAGGCCATCCAGACCTTCCTCACACGCAAATGGACTGGCGAATGCGACTACCGGCTCATCAAGGAGGTCTGGGCCTTCCGCGACAACCGTATCGCCGTGCGTTTCGCGTATGAATGGCACGACCACAGCGGCTCGTGGTTCCGCAGCTACGGCAACGAGAACTGGGAGTTCGATGAGCATGGGTTGATGCGCTTGCGCATCGCCAGCATCAACGACCTGCCGATCCTCGAGGCCGACCGCAAATATCATTGGCCGCTTGGCCGCCGGCCGGACGGTCATCCCTCTCTATCGGAACTCGGCCTTTGA
- a CDS encoding LysR family transcriptional regulator: MDRLEAMSLFVAAVEAGSLSAAGRRFGIPLATVSRKVSDLERHLKTRLLNRSTRQLTLTDAGHAYLAACHRILDEVGEAERTAAGEYSAPTGELIITAPIVFGRLHVLPVVTGFLAAYPDVAIRLMLADRITQLTEEHIDLAVRIGQLPDSSLVATRIGSIRRVVCASPAYLAEHGTPETPKDLAAHSCVTFEGLTAPAAWTFSTGKSDLTVPIRSRLRVNTAEAAIDAAIAGIGLTRVLSYQIAASVRSGTLRTVLEAFEPQPWSVSLVHAGQGLLPVKLRAFLDFAAPHLKKRLVQETWQA; the protein is encoded by the coding sequence ATGGATCGCCTCGAGGCCATGTCGCTTTTTGTCGCCGCGGTGGAGGCCGGCAGCCTTTCGGCCGCCGGGCGCCGTTTCGGCATCCCGCTGGCAACGGTCAGCCGCAAGGTCTCCGACCTGGAGCGGCATCTGAAGACGCGTCTTCTGAACCGCTCGACGCGGCAGCTGACGCTGACCGACGCAGGTCACGCCTACCTCGCTGCCTGCCATCGCATTCTCGACGAGGTCGGCGAGGCTGAGCGGACCGCCGCCGGCGAATACAGCGCCCCGACAGGCGAACTGATCATCACCGCACCGATCGTCTTTGGCCGCCTGCATGTGCTGCCGGTCGTCACCGGCTTCCTCGCTGCCTACCCCGACGTGGCTATTCGGCTAATGCTTGCGGACCGGATAACCCAGTTGACCGAGGAGCACATCGATCTCGCCGTCCGCATCGGCCAGCTTCCCGACTCCAGCCTTGTGGCCACCCGCATCGGCTCGATCCGGCGCGTTGTTTGCGCGAGCCCGGCCTATCTGGCCGAGCACGGCACGCCGGAGACGCCGAAAGACCTCGCGGCACACAGCTGCGTCACCTTCGAGGGGCTCACCGCTCCTGCCGCATGGACTTTTTCCACCGGCAAGAGCGACCTCACGGTTCCGATCCGCTCACGGCTTCGGGTCAACACCGCGGAAGCGGCGATCGATGCTGCGATTGCCGGCATCGGGTTGACGAGGGTGCTTTCCTACCAGATCGCAGCTTCAGTGCGGTCGGGCACCCTCCGCACCGTGCTGGAGGCATTCGAGCCGCAGCCATGGTCGGTCAGTCTCGTGCATGCCGGCCAGGGCCTGCTGCCGGTGAAACTGCGCGCGTTCCTCGACTTCGCCGCTCCACACCTGAAGAAGCGGCTGGTGCAAGAAACGTGGCAGGCCTGA
- a CDS encoding aldo/keto reductase produces MQKRRLGQTDLSIAPLVLGGNVFGWTADEKTSFDLLDRFVGAGLNAIDTADSYSRWAPGNNGGESETIIGKWMKSRGNRDKVVVITKVGSDMGQGRKDLSAAYIEKAIDASLKRLQTDVVDLYLSHWPDPATPYEETLGAYQKLLDKGKIRHVGASNLDAGQLRAALDVASLRGLPRYAVLQPEYNLYDRASFDGALRDLCMAEDIGVVSYFSLAKGFLSGKYRSEADLGKSARGDDVKNYLNGRGMRILAALDAVSGRHAAKPAEVALAWVIARPGVTAPIASATTLDQVDSLVRAASLELRPDDIAELDSASA; encoded by the coding sequence TTGCAGAAACGTCGTCTCGGTCAAACCGACCTATCCATCGCGCCGCTGGTTCTGGGCGGCAACGTCTTTGGCTGGACCGCCGACGAGAAAACCTCTTTCGACCTGCTCGACCGGTTCGTCGGCGCCGGCCTCAACGCCATCGACACCGCCGATTCCTATTCGCGCTGGGCTCCCGGCAACAACGGCGGCGAATCCGAAACGATCATCGGCAAATGGATGAAGAGCCGCGGCAACCGCGACAAGGTCGTGGTGATCACCAAGGTCGGGTCGGACATGGGGCAGGGCAGGAAAGATCTCTCCGCCGCCTATATCGAAAAGGCCATCGATGCGTCGCTGAAGCGGCTGCAGACCGATGTCGTCGATCTCTATCTGTCGCACTGGCCGGACCCGGCCACCCCTTACGAGGAAACGCTCGGCGCCTACCAAAAGCTGCTCGACAAGGGCAAGATCCGCCATGTCGGCGCCTCCAATCTCGACGCCGGCCAGTTGCGCGCCGCGCTCGACGTGGCAAGCCTGCGAGGCCTGCCGCGCTATGCGGTGCTGCAGCCGGAATACAATCTCTATGACCGCGCCTCCTTCGATGGGGCGCTCCGCGATCTGTGCATGGCCGAGGATATCGGCGTCGTCAGCTATTTCAGCCTCGCCAAAGGGTTTTTGAGCGGCAAGTACCGCAGCGAAGCCGATCTCGGCAAAAGCGCGCGTGGCGACGACGTGAAGAATTATCTCAACGGGCGCGGCATGCGCATCCTGGCGGCACTCGACGCCGTATCGGGGCGTCACGCGGCCAAGCCGGCGGAAGTGGCGCTCGCCTGGGTGATCGCACGGCCCGGCGTCACCGCGCCGATCGCCAGCGCCACGACGCTGGACCAGGTCGACAGCCTCGTCCGCGCCGCATCATTGGAGCTCCGTCCCGACGATATCGCCGAGCTCGACAGCGCGAGCGCATAA